In the genome of Electrophorus electricus isolate fEleEle1 chromosome 26, fEleEle1.pri, whole genome shotgun sequence, one region contains:
- the b3gnt5a gene encoding lactosylceramide 1,3-N-acetyl-beta-D-glucosaminyltransferase A, with product MFINLRRVRKCRIMHLFSMCCVLLVLMVCWEEVDYHIVSHVQSYSYRYLVNSYDFINKSLSVTRREADSSGRFPYLIDHKATCVGNDVLLLLFVKSSPKNFRRRQSIRSTWGNHTYLKKELGVTVKVVFVMGVSANRHERGALQEKLRAEDSLHGDLLQQDFADTFHNLTLKLLLQFRWAHARCAHARFLMSADDDVFVHVPNLVHYLQGLVQQGAVDVWVGHVHRGAPPVRRKSSKYYMPVQTYRWSSYPDYTAGAGYVVSRDVAEKIYQASLSLNALLHIDDVFMGMCANVARVSPQEHVYFSGEGKAPYHPCIYEKMITSHGHEDDVAYLWREATAPEVSNVSSGLVGKMYCTTVKILLLCRPFFINSYSCKAAFS from the coding sequence atgtttataaatctTAGGAGGGTTAGGAAGTGTCGGATTATGCATCTGTTTTCCATGTGCTGTGTTCTGTTGGTGCTCATGGTTTGCTGGGAGGAGGTGGACTATCACATAGTGAGCCATGTGCAGTCCTACTCCTACCGCTACCTGGTCAACAGCTACGACTTCATCAACAAGAGCCTCAGTGTGACTCGCAGGGAGGCTGACAGTTCTGGGCGTTTCCCGTACCTCATCGACCACAAGGCCACATGTGTGGGGAATGATGTGCTGCTCCTTCTGTTTGTCAAATCCTCCCCCAAGAACTTCAGGAGGAGGCAGTCCATTCGCTCCACCTGGGGGAACCACACATATCTCAAGAAGGAACTTGGCGTCACTGTCAAGGTGGTGTTTGTCATGGGCGTATCTGCCAACCGGCATGAAAGAGGCGCGCTGCAGGAAAAGCTCCGGGCCGAGGACTCGCTCCACGGAGACCTGCTCCAGCAGGATTTCGCCGACACGTTCCACAACCTAACCCTGAAGCTGCTCCTGCAGTTCCGCTGGGCGCACGCTCGCTGCGCCCATGCCCGCTTCCTCATGTCCGCTGACGACGATGTTTTCGTCCATGTGCCCAATTTGGTGCATTACCTGCAAGGCCTGGTCCAGCAGGGTGCCGTAGACGTGTGGGTGGGTCACGTGCACAGGGGAGCCCCTCCGGTCCGCCGGAAGAGCAGCAAGTACTACATGCCTGTTCAGACGTACCGGTGGTCATCCTACCCTGACTACACGGCCGGTGCGGGCTACGTGGTGTCCAGGGATGTCGCGGAGAAAATTTATCAGGCCTCCTTGTCCCTTAACGCCCTTCTCCATATTGACGATGTTTTTATGGGCATGTGCGCTAATGTGGCCAGGGTGTCACCACAGGAACACGTTTACTTCTCCGGGGAAGGGAAAGCCCCATATCACCCCTGCATTTATGAAAAGATGATCACCTCACACGGACATGAGGATGACGTGGCATATCTCTGGCGGGAGGCGACCGCCCCAGAGGTAAGCAATGTGTCCTCGGGACTCGTAGGCAAAATGTACTGCACCACTGTGAAGATATTGCTGCTGTGTAGGCCTTTCTTTATAAACTCCTACTCTTGCAAAGCAGCCTTTTCATGA